From one Sphingomonas sp. BT-65 genomic stretch:
- a CDS encoding GDP-L-fucose synthase — translation MVDQTEQALPARDPIYPLSGKRVWVAGQRGMVGSAVARRLAALGCVVVPDRPDRLDLRRQDEVADWLSEARPDAIVVAAARVGGILANDTYPVDFLEDNLLIQTNIIGTAHRIGVERLLFLGSSCIYPRLADQPISEDALLTGPLEATNQWYAVAKIAGIKLVQAYRRQYGRDYISAMPTNLYGPGDNFDLNSSHVLPALIRKAHEAKIARAESMTVWGSGTPRREFMHVDDCADALVYLLQHYSDDDHVNVGVSSDISIHELAMLVARIIGFRGEIVLDQTRPDGTPRKLLDTGRLTGLGWSSRITLEDGIAATYRWFLDQSELRSIA, via the coding sequence ATGGTTGATCAGACGGAGCAGGCCCTACCCGCGAGAGATCCGATCTATCCCTTGTCCGGCAAGCGCGTGTGGGTCGCTGGGCAGCGCGGTATGGTCGGTTCGGCGGTTGCCCGCCGACTTGCCGCGCTGGGTTGCGTAGTCGTGCCTGACCGCCCCGACAGGCTCGATCTACGACGCCAGGACGAAGTTGCGGACTGGCTTAGCGAAGCTCGACCCGATGCGATCGTCGTTGCCGCGGCACGTGTCGGTGGCATCCTTGCCAACGACACTTATCCCGTCGATTTCCTCGAAGACAATCTGCTGATCCAAACGAACATTATCGGTACCGCGCATCGTATTGGCGTGGAGCGGCTGTTGTTCCTCGGATCGAGTTGTATCTATCCGCGCCTAGCAGATCAGCCAATCAGCGAGGATGCCTTGCTCACCGGCCCGCTCGAGGCGACCAACCAATGGTACGCGGTCGCTAAGATCGCTGGGATCAAGCTTGTCCAAGCCTATCGACGCCAATATGGACGCGATTATATCTCGGCGATGCCGACCAATCTTTATGGTCCAGGCGACAATTTTGATCTTAATAGCAGCCACGTGCTGCCCGCACTGATCCGCAAAGCGCATGAGGCCAAAATCGCGCGGGCCGAGAGCATGACTGTGTGGGGATCGGGTACGCCGCGACGCGAATTCATGCATGTTGATGATTGCGCCGACGCTTTGGTTTATCTCCTGCAGCATTATTCGGACGACGATCACGTCAATGTTGGCGTTTCGAGCGATATCAGCATCCACGAACTGGCAATGTTGGTTGCGCGAATCATCGGCTTCAGGGGAGAGATTGTGCTCGATCAGACGCGACCGGACGGGACGCCGCGCAAGCTGCTTGATACCGGGCGGTTGACGGGCTTGGGCTGGTCGTCGCGGATCACCCTTGAGGATGGCATCGCCGCTACCTATCGCTGGTTCCTCGATCAGAGTGAATTACGCTCGATCGCCTGA